Genomic DNA from Salvia miltiorrhiza cultivar Shanhuang (shh) chromosome 1, IMPLAD_Smil_shh, whole genome shotgun sequence:
cttacttttactaaaacaaaaaatgaacatcaaaatatgaaacggactaaaataaaaatattgataCTAAAAATTAGGACAGAAGAATTATAAACTTCTTGCACGGTTATGTATagttaaaagaaaaagattcaTTTAGAAACCTTAAATAATTTGATCAATAGTTGTAACATATTCCCGTGAAATCCCACTTCATGTAAAAAAGTGCGAAGTTGGGTCCCTTGAAGATTGCCGTTCTCATCTGacaaaaactaaataaaaatcatttagCCAACcatctttttatattaaaattttgtaTAATCTCTATAGGCGGACGACAGTTGCGCCTCAAGCAGcggcggagccaggaattaatttggAAGGGGGCtgaagagaatttttttttggacattccatATATTTAAggtatcattttattaaaagacaagcataatagtaataataaagaacaacattttcatagattatataatttaaatatataacaaattattttctatacattacaaatttttttaggacattctgtatttttaaagcattttttattaaaagacgagcataatagtaattataaagaacaacattttcatatactatatagtttcaatatattacaaattaatttcaatacattacaattttttttatttgtcatttcgtacattttaggcattttttattaatagacaagcataataacaataataacgaacaatattttcaaaaattatatattttcaataaattacaagctagaatcaataataataacagacaagcatagtaataatagcaaacaatttttttttggacattccatccattttaggcattttctattaaacgacaagcataatagtgataataatgtataataattttatagattatatagttttaaataacacaattatccttaaattaattataaattgaagaatataacaagctaataaacttttgtaaaataaatttcttttataatataaacatatatctatatgtatttataaaaaaaactaaaaatttgggagggggcttcagccccccccccccccccccccccccccccgcggCTACGCCCCTGGGACCCTCAAGTGTGTAGCAAGTGTCAGATATTCCTCCTTCCTCAGAATGTTATTTGTAGAAACTTCCTCTGGACTGGAAAATCAGGTGCAACAAAGAGAGTATTAGTAGCATGGGAGCAAATGTGCCTCCCTAAAACAGCTGGAGGTTGGAACCTCCCCGATATAAGAATATGGAATAAAGCTGCTTTGAGCAAGCTTCTTTGGAACCTAGCTAAGAAAAAGGATTGTATGTGGATAAAATGGGTCCATGAATATTATATCAAAGGCCAGAACATCAATACAATGCAGATTCCAACTCAAGCTTCATGGATAATTCAAAAAATCTTGAGTTCTAGAGCTCATTTCTCTAACACTACTATTGGCTCTAATACTTTGTTGCAGGCTAAATTCTCCATCAGGAAACTATATCTGGAAATGCAGGGAGAAGCTCCAAGAGTGGCATGGCACATGATGATTACAAGAAACATTGCTCCTCCCAAGTTCATGTTTATAACTTGGTTGGCAATTATGAAAAGATTGTCTACATGTGATCGTATGGAGAAGTTTGGGGTTCAATGTGAGCAAGAATGTTGTCTTTGTCTACAAGAAAATGAGTCCCATAAccatttattttttaagtgtTCTTTCTCTTCGATGGTGTAGAGGTAGATTGTTGATTGGTGTGGGTTGCATGCTTATGTATATGATTGGCAGGATGAACTGGAATATATGAAATCCCAATGCACAACCAAATCTGGTAAACAGTTCCTTTACAGATTGGTTGTGTCCACAGTGGTGTATTGGCTTTGGAAAGAGAGAAATAGAAGGaagttttgtgatgagaatagTACAGTGGAAAGAGTGGTAAGGGAATGTCAATTATCTATTGTCACAGTAGGGGATCAATATGGCAAAGTGATGCAGTATTTGAAGTCATAAAGGTTAGAGTAGATGATAGATTTGAGTAGTTTGTTGGATTGTTGGTTGTAAAGTTTTGCTTACACTACTTCACTTGGTAATAAAATTCACTCTAAttaccaaatatatatatatatatatatatatatatatatataataattatttaatttgacAAAGATCAAATTTATATACCACTTTCATCCACCAAAAGTATACAACAATTACTTAATTTGATGTCTAGTCTAGAAAAAGTATactattttcctttttgaatATAACTGAACTTTCTCTTTGTAACTATAACAACTCATTTTTATACGACCTTGCACTCAATTCAACCACAATCACAATCACAATCACTCATTTCTATTTAACACACATCTACCTACTATTCTTTTAAAAGCTGTGTCCATCAAAAGTTGTATACTTTTGGTGGAGGGAGGTAGTAACAACTTTTTCAGATTAATATAAGGTAAAAGTAAGCACATGTATATATACAAGGCTTCTCCGGTGTTGCAGAAGTTGAGAAAGAAGGCGTGCATCTTATAGTTTGTTCCTTGAGCAACTCTGCAAGGCagaatcttcagtcttccgaTGTTAGTGTAAACGAGGCCTGCCACCTTTTGGCTTCGACCCATCAACTCTTCTCCTGCGCCTATGTACAATTCCTTCGTCTCCACAACAAAAACTGTAATGCTCCCAACTCCCTTCACGTCTCATGCAAACGACAACTAGGATCCGGTGATGAGCAATTAACAAGTTCCATCCAATTGTTAAAGCGCCTGTAGCAGAAATGCATAATCTGTTAGTACCCTAATCTTTTAAGAAGTTAAGATGCGCAAGTTGAGCTTTAAGTTCCctctaagaattcaagattataGGCCTATCAAGAGAAAAATTATAAGcacaaaagattaaaaaaataaaattttaaagcaTCAACTTACATGACCAGGATGATGAAGAATATGATAAAACATGCACTGGAGGAGACACTCATTCTTTCACATTCCTTTGCACCGGCTGTCGGGGCCAGAGCGGACACTGGGCGATGCGCTGGGAGATACTTGATTAAAATAAGTAGCTGAAGGAGAAACCGATGGATCAGGAGACCCACAATGTGGACTGCCATTAATTTCTGAGGATTCAGGTGAATCAGCTATAGGTAAACTGTGTGGAGTGGGCGGAATAAAATCACTTGCAGCGGTTGGGGTGGAGGCATAACAGTTTGAACAAGGTGGTATAGAACGACGCACGTCGGGTGGAGAAGATGTAGGAGAAGAACCAGTACCATATAGTTGTCCCCGAGATGGTGCTGGAGAAGGAGAAGGTATTGGAGTTTGTGCGCGAAGTGAAAGATTTAGAAACGAAGACAAGCTGATTTCTTTAACTTCCCCAAACACAGAGTGATTGAGGCCAAGATTTTCTGCAGGACCAGTGATTATATGAGCTAATTCTTTTAATCTCTCTTGCGGTAGGGCTCCTACCCCAGATAAAACAGAAGCTTTAACCGTAACTGGGGGATCTTTTGTCGTCCCATGATCGCTTGTGACCTGTATGTACACCACCTGCTCCGGGAggaaaaaaagataaaagacTAACTTGGTCAGAATTAGATGGATATACTGAAATAACATTCATATTCATAACCAAAACATGATAGTGATGTGTTTGGTGTTAACAAAATATCAACCATAGAATATATACCAAGAATTGAAAGCATTTTAGAAAGAGTAGCTGTTCAAATCACAATAACATACACACCTCATTGGGCAATAAATGCAACCCCGAGTTTAGTTGTTCTTTCAGCTCAAGAATATTTTCCTTTATGTCATGAATTGAGCTGTCGAGACTGAAACAAAAGAGTGCCTCTGGTACATGCATGAGGAAAGCAGGTCGTTCGGGTATCATGGTGATTCCACCAGGAAATTTAAGAATCTCGAAAGAGGAGGGGTCTCCAAACAGTGAGTAATTCAAAGTCAAATTACATTGCTGAAAAAAAAGATCAGTTAAGGAGGATCTCAGCAGACTTAAGAACACTGGATTCGTACTAATATCAATTGGATCAGGAAGGAAGCCAAACACCACATCGGACCAGTTAGATTTGCCATCTTGGTGCATGGATAGGATAGCAACCtgttcaaaaatcaaaatggaTTGTCAAATCACTCTTCTCAAAGGGCAAGTACTATACATAGTGTTAACTTGAACAGACCTTCGAGGAAGGAACACCTATCTCTTCATTAAGATCATATTCTAATCTTGCTATCTGTTGAATGAGCTTCGAAACTGGTTTGTGAAGTCTGAAGTATGCTTGAACAGTGGCTGACATAAGAATAATGGTAATGATTCAGTAATAGAATGTGACTTCAACTGAAACATACAAAAACAAACACTCGtaaagattaagaataaagaaaagaagaaatgatTTCTAAAAAATGAGGCTTAAGTTACATTACATACTGAAGTTCTTTTAGATTTATTCATACAGCTTTCGAATATTTGTCATTCAtcaatatttctaaatttttcATTCAACAAAGTTTTTAGGAACAATCAAGAATAACCTTGCTCCAATCTATCACACTCAAGCAATAGACAATAGTTATGTACTAAAATTTGAAACATATTAATTTTCTTGTCTTGGTCACGGGTCACCTACCATAGGCCaacttcattattttttaacttCTCCATCAAACCTGACACTCTACCATAGACCTTGTAAACAATGGCGATAATTCATTGCAAATACACCTTCAGTTTCAAGTGTttacaaatactccctccgtccacgaagaGTATACCACATTCACGTAGAACGTAAGTTGCCACAGCTGACAGTAAATTTATATTGATGTTgcttaattttttattgtaaataaCTCATTATTACATTTTTTGTCCTTCTGGTGGAtgttttgaaaaagaaaaaaaatggatttaTTATCTTTCAAATTATTGGGCTTCTCTTAAATATTTTGCTACCTATTTTTCacgttattttatttttaaattaatctaACCTGCCATTCATGCTGAACGATATCAAATTCATTTTCACCACCCAAATTGGCGAATTAGTATTAAACTGGAAATTTGTTTAGttttttaaataacatattgaaATTGATTCCCCAGTATTTTGAATAGAAAACAACATAGTAATATGAATATGATAGGATAGGATAGGATAGGATAGCTAAACAATATAAAGAGAGTGAAACACAATCCATTAACTAATACCATCAATATTACTATACTTGCCACTGTAGATCTCACTTTAACTCCATTCACAACATACTCATTCATCATTTTattattacaataaaaataagaGTTTTATTAATACTCACAACATACtcaatcaattttttaaaattcttacTATTTTCAAATGGTATGCATTTTAGGGTCGAAGAAAGTATTACTCCATCCATCCTACTTCACTTGGCCTAGTTTTCTTTTCGGGCTGTTCCATCGGATTTGGCTTGTTTCCGTTTTGAGTAATAAATTTTCACTATAGCCACatattttacactacaatcttagtGTCTTTAATAATCGTGCAAAAAAGAACTAGACCAAGTgtcgtgggacggaaggagtacttATTTGCAAAAACAACACAAATTACTAGTATTAATATCATTAGAACAAGTTGACTACCCTGTTCATGATTGACAATAAGATCTAATAATATTAGAAATCAAGCAAAAAAACGCATTCAAATTAATCGATCAAAATAACAAGAATAACCACTCAACCACAGAGCAGAAAATACAGAATTATGAAGAGTAAATATAGAATGAGAATGAAAGAATAACAAATATACCAGTGAGCTTGATCGATTCCGTAGCATCAAAGCCAGCTTGCCTGTGGCGGGAAGGAAGAGCGCAAAATAAAGCAGAAACAAAAGCGGCGACGGTCAGCGTGAAAACGACGGCGCATTTGAAGTTGATGAGCCTGCATCTCCGCCGGAGAGGAGGCGGCGACTGTTGGTGCTGCGCCACTGGCAATTGCCGATCATCAACTTTCCCCATTTCCAGCACTGCATCGGCAGGTGATGAAATGGAGAGAGAAGTAGGGGCTGGGCGATGGACAAGTGTGCAGAGGGTGGTTGAATGCTCCCATTTTAATACTCAGCCtccaaatatttgatttatttttccttttttgttttggtttgaTTTTGGGATAACAGTGGGGTCGAATTGTTAAACTCTCATATACGTCTCCTTGATGTCGGTACGGTGCGATCTTGTTTCAATTTCTGCATCTCAATTTGCTATGCGACTAATCATGTTTTGTGTTGAATTTTCAGTGcttttttaaataatagtaGTTGGCCACGGTTCGGTTCTTGGTTCCAAAAActggaaccggaaccgaaccgaaaaataaccctcacggtttcggttccgaACCGTGAACCAGCGgtttcggttccggttccgaacCGCCAGTTCCGGTTCGAACCGTTAGAACcgttcgtttttttttttcttttttttttaatgtaatttgtattattttatgtattgttgtgtaaaatttaatgaaatttgctttaataaaataaatgacacaagaaaatataaagtccatatatattattttctaaattgaacttataattcaAAGTTACACCTTACAActcttataaataaaatttacaaattacaacatttgaatgctaaaataaaatatgataaaaaatgGAGTAACAATCAATATGAAAAActgtagtaatattttttatagattacctttcatcatatcaataataattactttagtaaaggattttctttattttcttttattttttcgttaattttttattttcacgttttttatatttttttctttttttccaattatttcatcttttctaaaaatattacatttattcatatcaattgttatttttttcttacgacaataattatttgaccaaataactaaaattacaAGTTTTCATGAGtaaaagtaatactccctccgtccacgaaatgagtacccatatttcctttttcgtccgtccacgaaatgagtactcatttccctttttggcaagtgtaccccacacaaccctttaattaatactctcaaaaagtgggacccttaaactattcacactacactccatacatttcttaaaacccgtgccgtccacaaatgtgtactcatttcgtggacggagggagtaatttttattaagtcaataattactctttttctattttttttcatttttaaaaaatattacctttattcatatcaatgattattttttcttacgactataattacttgaccaaatcattaaaattacaagttttcgtgactaaaaataacaattttcgtgaaaaaagtaataattttgaaatattacaattCTTCATGTgaataattacttattataagacaataattacttttaataagcataaagaCCACGGTTCCACAACCTTCGGTTCACGGTTCCAAGGCGGTTCTGGCACGGTTCCATCCCGGTTCCCGATTCCACGGTTCGGTTCCGGTTTGGAACCGAAAACCGGCGATTTGAAAAATCcgaaccgtaaccgaaccggccGAGCACTGTTTCGATTTCGGTTCGGAACCGTGTATCACGGTTCCGGTTCCAAAACTGTCCAGGACGGtccggtttttcggttcggttcccggttcccGGTTCCGGTTTTTTTGGCCACCTCTAAATAGTACTCCgtatttctaattttttgttCCTTATTAgaaaattctttaaatttttagtgtatcttttaaaatttcttatatCGTCGAATTTTTAAGAGTAATTCTTTTTTT
This window encodes:
- the LOC131019170 gene encoding uncharacterized protein LOC131019170, producing the protein MGKVDDRQLPVAQHQQSPPPLRRRCRLINFKCAVVFTLTVAAFVSALFCALPSRHRQAGFDATESIKLTATVQAYFRLHKPVSKLIQQIARLEYDLNEEIGVPSSKVAILSMHQDGKSNWSDVVFGFLPDPIDISTNPVFLSLLRSSLTDLFFQQCNLTLNYSLFGDPSSFEILKFPGGITMIPERPAFLMHVPEALFCFSLDSSIHDIKENILELKEQLNSGLHLLPNEVVYIQVTSDHGTTKDPPVTVKASVLSGVGALPQERLKELAHIITGPAENLGLNHSVFGEVKEISLSSFLNLSLRAQTPIPSPSPAPSRGQLYGTGSSPTSSPPDVRRSIPPCSNCYASTPTAASDFIPPTPHSLPIADSPESSEINGSPHCGSPDPSVSPSATYFNQVSPSASPSVRSGPDSRCKGM